In a genomic window of Thalassotalea piscium:
- a CDS encoding porin codes for MKKPINLLMLSALIASAPASADIAFNGFASVVAGTTVSGNEQLWGFSDSDYFKPGSLFGLQVSSDLTEGLSVTAQIIGRGADDWDPKFEWAYLGYQINDELKVLVGRQRAPFYMYSDFLDVSYAYPWITPPSGVYDLPLDAVDGVSAIYEFPIGEFSSTLHVIYGTNTDELVAFGEEIKPEFDNLFGASLTTNRDWLTLRAAYFVAKSTVPLAATQPLIQGWRMTPFADVANGIDLFEKDSSFAGVGFQADFDSFFVVGEYTELQIKDSFYPKDESAYIMAGYRFNDKVVHVTFGQDEVKVNRITQGVPYGLDPSIDFLKAQTDGLSDSQADKSSYITAGLRWDFHGSASLKLEYTDYENDIDSDFDSGLFKVAVVTVF; via the coding sequence ATGAAAAAACCAATTAACTTATTAATGCTAAGCGCACTTATTGCTTCTGCCCCCGCTAGTGCAGATATTGCATTTAATGGATTTGCGAGCGTAGTTGCAGGCACTACTGTTTCAGGCAATGAGCAACTTTGGGGGTTTAGTGATTCAGATTACTTTAAACCAGGCTCTTTGTTCGGTTTACAAGTATCGAGCGACTTAACCGAAGGTTTATCGGTAACTGCACAAATTATTGGGCGGGGTGCAGACGATTGGGATCCAAAGTTTGAATGGGCCTATTTGGGTTATCAAATTAATGATGAGCTTAAAGTATTAGTTGGGCGTCAACGTGCTCCATTTTATATGTATTCTGACTTTTTAGATGTGTCGTACGCTTACCCTTGGATCACTCCACCGAGTGGTGTTTACGATCTTCCTTTGGATGCTGTCGATGGCGTTAGTGCCATTTATGAATTTCCAATCGGTGAATTTAGCTCAACTTTACACGTTATTTATGGCACCAATACCGATGAATTAGTCGCTTTTGGCGAAGAAATTAAGCCTGAATTTGATAATCTTTTTGGCGCATCACTTACCACAAATAGAGACTGGCTAACGCTTAGAGCAGCCTATTTTGTTGCAAAAAGTACGGTACCTTTAGCTGCAACTCAACCTTTAATTCAAGGTTGGAGAATGACACCATTTGCCGATGTTGCAAATGGTATCGACCTTTTTGAAAAAGATTCAAGTTTTGCAGGGGTCGGCTTTCAAGCAGACTTTGATAGTTTCTTCGTTGTAGGTGAATACACCGAATTACAAATAAAAGACAGTTTTTATCCTAAAGACGAATCTGCGTATATCATGGCTGGATATCGTTTTAACGATAAAGTTGTGCATGTGACGTTCGGTCAGGATGAAGTTAAAGTTAATCGAATTACACAAGGCGTGCCTTACGGTTTAGACCCTTCTATTGACTTTTTGAAAGCACAGACTGACGGTTTGTCTGACTCTCAGGCAGATAAAAGTAGCTATATTACGGCAGGTTTGCGTTGGGATTTCCATGGTTCAGCCTCATTGAAACTTGAATATACTGATTATGAAAATGACATAGACTCTGATTTTGATTCGGGTTTATTTAAAGTGGCAGTAGTAACCGTATTTTAA
- the dsbB gene encoding disulfide bond formation protein DsbB, which produces MKFLSNLVTRPTAWQLLAISALGLELAALFFQYVLDLAPCIMCIYQRVAIWAIFFAGVVGSIGTQYLLVRVTAFLLWGVGAIWGLLIAIEHVETQTSAMSFLYSCDFVPNFPTWAPLHEWLPALFAATGDCGDINWQFLGYSMPQWMIANYSAYTALLAAVLVARLYQKRSL; this is translated from the coding sequence GTGAAGTTTTTAAGCAATTTAGTAACTCGGCCAACTGCGTGGCAATTATTAGCGATAAGCGCACTCGGACTTGAGTTGGCCGCCTTATTTTTCCAATATGTTTTAGATCTTGCACCTTGTATTATGTGCATATATCAACGAGTAGCAATATGGGCAATATTCTTTGCTGGTGTGGTCGGCAGCATAGGCACTCAATATTTACTTGTAAGAGTTACAGCATTTCTTTTATGGGGCGTGGGTGCGATTTGGGGCTTACTTATTGCTATTGAGCATGTGGAAACGCAAACTTCAGCCATGTCTTTTTTATACAGCTGTGACTTTGTCCCTAACTTTCCTACTTGGGCTCCATTACACGAATGGCTTCCCGCTTTATTTGCAGCAACAGGTGACTGTGGTGATATTAACTGGCAGTTTTTAGGTTACTCTATGCCACAATGGATGATTGCTAACTACAGCGCTTACACCGCCCTTCTTGCAGCAGTTTTGGTTGCTCGGTTATACCAAAAAAGATCGCTCTAG
- the nhaB gene encoding sodium/proton antiporter NhaB has product MQQSFMSACYNNFLGNSPDWYKLLIVSFLIINPILFFYISPYVAGWALVIEFIFTLAMALKCYPLQPGGLLAIEAVAIGMTSTDQVMHEMILNFEVILLLIFMVAGIYFMKNLLLFLFTKIVTKVRSKVMVSLLFCFSGAFLSAFLDALTVIAVIISVGVGFYSVYHKVASGKGAQNAHDHTSDLEVAEYSRDDLQNFRGYLRNLLMHAGVGTALGGVCTIVGEPQNLIIGQQADWDFLEFAIRMSPVTILTFIAGMLTCFTLEKVKWFGYGVALPENVYKILNEFDIEESKKRDRLDNVKLIMQGLIAVWLIIGLALHLAPVGLIGLSVIILATVFTGVTEEHQIGHAFEEALPFTALLTVFFAVVAVIIDQQLFTPVIDWVLTYEGNMQLVMFYIANGLLSMVSDNVFVGTVYITEVQKALTAGTITRDQFDLLAVAINTGTNLPSVATPNGQAAFLFLLTSAIAPLIRLSYGRMVIMALPYTIVLSLVGGLAISTGYLESRTQDYYDSGLIHHHSTKQLSEEPKNSGH; this is encoded by the coding sequence ATGCAACAATCTTTTATGAGCGCATGTTATAATAATTTTCTTGGTAATTCCCCCGACTGGTACAAGCTCCTCATTGTATCGTTTTTAATTATAAACCCTATTCTATTTTTTTATATCAGCCCTTACGTAGCTGGGTGGGCTTTGGTTATTGAGTTTATCTTCACTCTTGCCATGGCATTAAAATGCTACCCATTACAGCCTGGCGGTCTACTTGCTATTGAAGCCGTAGCAATAGGGATGACCTCAACCGATCAAGTTATGCATGAAATGATACTCAACTTTGAGGTGATTTTATTGCTGATATTTATGGTTGCAGGCATATACTTTATGAAAAACTTGTTACTATTTTTATTTACAAAAATAGTAACCAAAGTACGCTCTAAAGTAATGGTATCACTTTTATTCTGTTTTTCAGGCGCATTCTTATCTGCGTTTTTAGATGCATTAACTGTAATTGCAGTAATTATAAGTGTTGGGGTTGGTTTTTACTCTGTTTACCATAAAGTTGCTTCGGGCAAAGGTGCTCAAAATGCACATGACCATACCTCTGATCTTGAAGTTGCAGAATACTCTCGCGACGATTTACAAAACTTTCGCGGTTATTTACGTAACTTATTAATGCATGCCGGTGTAGGTACTGCATTAGGTGGTGTTTGTACAATAGTAGGTGAACCACAAAACTTAATTATTGGCCAACAAGCCGACTGGGACTTTTTAGAGTTCGCTATTCGTATGTCACCAGTTACCATCTTAACTTTTATTGCAGGTATGCTAACTTGTTTTACTCTTGAAAAGGTTAAATGGTTTGGTTATGGAGTTGCCCTACCTGAGAACGTATACAAAATCTTAAATGAATTTGATATCGAAGAAAGTAAGAAGCGCGACAGACTAGACAATGTAAAGCTTATTATGCAAGGGTTAATTGCAGTTTGGTTAATTATTGGATTAGCCCTTCATCTAGCGCCTGTTGGATTAATTGGTTTATCAGTTATTATTTTAGCCACTGTATTTACTGGCGTTACAGAAGAGCATCAAATTGGTCATGCTTTTGAAGAGGCTTTACCCTTCACCGCATTATTAACCGTATTTTTTGCTGTAGTTGCCGTTATTATCGACCAACAACTATTTACTCCTGTTATCGACTGGGTATTAACCTATGAAGGTAATATGCAATTAGTTATGTTCTATATTGCTAACGGTCTTCTTTCAATGGTGAGTGATAATGTGTTTGTTGGCACGGTATATATTACTGAGGTACAAAAAGCCCTAACCGCAGGTACTATCACTAGAGATCAATTTGACCTACTTGCTGTAGCAATTAACACTGGTACTAATTTACCTAGTGTAGCAACACCAAATGGACAAGCTGCCTTCTTGTTCTTGTTAACATCGGCTATTGCACCACTTATACGCCTATCATACGGCCGTATGGTTATTATGGCGCTACCCTATACAATCGTATTAAGTTTAGTTGGTGGGTTAGCAATTTCAACAGGCTATTTAGAAAGCAGAACACAGGATTACTATGACTCGGGATTAATTCACCATCATAGTACTAAGCAACTATCTGAAGAACCTAAAAACTCCGGACATTAA
- the fadR gene encoding fatty acid metabolism transcriptional regulator FadR, producing MVIKAHSPAGFAEQYIVESIWNGGFPPGSILPAERELSELIGVTRTTLREVLQRLARDGWLTIKHGKPTKVNNFWETSSLNILETLAQLDQEGIPDLVDNLMSARTNISAIYVRGAIKNNPEKTIELLQEYHEIEDTGEAFAQFDYQLNKELVVASGNSIYLLILNGFKGLYSRIGSLYFSHPKGRELSRHYYDTLIELAKAGKFDEAVFAVRKYGIESGKLWSELKDDVLKELVE from the coding sequence ATGGTTATAAAAGCACATAGTCCAGCGGGCTTCGCTGAGCAATATATTGTAGAGTCGATCTGGAACGGTGGCTTTCCACCAGGATCAATATTACCCGCAGAGAGAGAGTTGTCAGAACTCATTGGTGTTACACGTACAACATTGCGTGAAGTGCTACAACGTTTAGCGCGTGATGGTTGGCTAACAATTAAGCATGGAAAACCAACCAAAGTAAATAACTTCTGGGAAACGTCGAGCTTAAATATATTAGAAACATTAGCACAGTTAGACCAAGAGGGTATTCCTGACTTAGTTGATAACTTAATGTCTGCTAGAACGAATATAAGTGCTATATATGTGCGTGGTGCAATAAAAAATAATCCTGAGAAAACAATTGAGCTACTTCAGGAGTATCATGAAATAGAAGATACTGGTGAAGCTTTCGCACAATTTGATTACCAATTAAATAAAGAATTAGTTGTCGCGTCTGGTAACTCTATTTATCTGTTAATATTAAATGGTTTTAAAGGTCTATATTCTCGTATTGGCAGCTTATATTTTTCCCACCCTAAAGGTAGAGAGCTTTCGCGCCACTACTACGACACATTAATAGAATTAGCCAAAGCTGGTAAATTTGACGAAGCGGTATTTGCTGTTCGTAAATACGGTATAGAGTCGGGTAAGCTTTGGTCTGAACTTAAAGATGATGTACTTAAAGAATTGGTAGAGTAA